Proteins encoded in a region of the Desulfonatronovibrio magnus genome:
- a CDS encoding FmdE family protein, translated as MRIGNYDFDDFIEVVRNFHGSPAPGIIIGGMMVDMGRDNLPPETIFDAIAETPKCLPDAVQLLTLCTIGNGWLKIVNLGRYALTLYDKYTGQGIRVYIDVEKLKQWPEIHAWLLKLKPKKEQSFELLMSQIREAGHGMFTAVPVQVDMNQMGRKKMSGIVICPICKEPFPGNDGAACRGCHGDSPYVEQVECHPEPDLEHVPLEKAVGSKAVHDMTGINPEAGFKGPVIKRGQEINIGDMCRLQQVGRNNIYTDQKPDEKDWVHEDDAARSFAEAMAGDGVTFDLPPREGKVNLKASRDGLLKINRENLLAFNLVPQVMCASRQGHLMVNKDTVIAGTRAIPLYIARSNYEKAMQVLAGGPLFDVISLPSRNVGLLITGTEIYEGIIKDRFEPIITDKVGKLGSKVVRTIICPDNREQIKKSILDLLGSGAEIVVTTAGLSVDPDDVTRKGLEDAGAVDVLYGAPILPGAMTMLTRIGSTPVIGVPACALYFKTTSFDLLLPRLLAGIRITRLDLAHMADGGLCLACKSCTYPKCPFGK; from the coding sequence ATGCGTATAGGTAACTATGATTTTGATGATTTTATTGAAGTTGTAAGAAATTTTCACGGCAGTCCGGCTCCAGGCATCATTATCGGTGGGATGATGGTCGATATGGGCCGGGATAATCTTCCACCTGAAACAATTTTTGATGCCATCGCAGAGACTCCCAAGTGTCTACCTGATGCAGTACAATTGCTTACTTTATGCACCATAGGCAACGGCTGGCTCAAAATTGTAAATTTGGGTCGCTATGCCCTGACTCTGTATGATAAATATACCGGACAGGGAATCAGGGTTTATATTGATGTTGAAAAATTAAAGCAGTGGCCGGAAATTCATGCCTGGCTTCTGAAACTTAAGCCAAAAAAAGAACAGAGTTTTGAATTGCTTATGTCCCAGATCAGGGAAGCAGGCCATGGAATGTTCACAGCAGTGCCGGTTCAGGTGGATATGAACCAGATGGGCAGAAAAAAAATGTCAGGTATTGTAATCTGCCCAATCTGCAAAGAGCCTTTTCCTGGCAATGATGGAGCAGCCTGCCGGGGGTGTCATGGAGACAGCCCCTATGTTGAGCAAGTAGAATGCCATCCTGAGCCGGATTTGGAGCATGTTCCTTTGGAAAAAGCAGTGGGTAGCAAGGCAGTTCATGACATGACCGGAATAAATCCAGAGGCTGGTTTTAAAGGTCCGGTAATCAAGCGGGGCCAGGAAATTAATATTGGTGACATGTGCAGGCTCCAGCAGGTAGGTAGAAACAATATCTATACAGATCAAAAGCCTGATGAAAAAGACTGGGTTCATGAAGACGATGCGGCCAGAAGCTTTGCCGAAGCCATGGCCGGAGACGGGGTAACCTTTGATCTTCCCCCGAGGGAGGGCAAGGTCAACCTCAAGGCATCAAGAGATGGTCTGCTTAAAATCAACAGGGAGAATCTTCTGGCCTTTAACCTGGTTCCACAGGTTATGTGCGCCAGCAGACAGGGCCATCTCATGGTCAATAAGGATACGGTAATTGCAGGTACCAGGGCCATACCACTGTACATAGCAAGATCAAACTATGAAAAAGCCATGCAGGTGCTTGCAGGTGGCCCTTTATTTGACGTGATTTCTCTTCCCAGCAGAAACGTTGGATTGCTCATTACCGGAACTGAGATTTACGAAGGAATTATCAAGGACCGCTTCGAACCGATTATCACCGATAAAGTTGGAAAGCTTGGTTCAAAGGTAGTCAGAACAATTATTTGCCCGGATAACCGGGAGCAAATAAAAAAATCTATCCTTGACCTGCTCGGTTCAGGGGCTGAGATTGTGGTAACAACAGCAGGGCTGTCGGTTGATCCTGATGACGTTACCAGGAAAGGCTTAGAAGATGCAGGGGCTGTTGATGTTTTGTACGGGGCCCCCATTCTTCCGGGTGCCATGACAATGCTTACCAGAATTGGATCAACTCCTGTGATAGGGGTGCCGGCATGCGCATTATATTTCAAGACCACCAGCTTTGACCTGCTCCTGCCAAGACTGCTGGCTGGAATAAGAATCACCCGCCTTGATCTTGCTCATATGGCTGATGGAGGGCTGTGTCTGGCTTGTAAATCCTGTACTTATCCCAAATGTCCGTTTGGAAAGTAA
- a CDS encoding complex I subunit 4 family protein — translation MLNTDFPVLSALIFFPLIAAVVLFFIRGDKNIRVFTLVVGLIECVLMLPLLGFNLTTAEFQFVEKHVWIEAWNINYYLGIDGISILMILLTVILLPLCVLCSWSYIGKRVKEFHFCLLLMTTACVGIFSALDFVLFYIFWEAMLVPMYLMIAVWGGPNKRYASLKFFIYTLAGSTLFLAAIVAFFIHTGTFSIPELMQHEYGFRFQMWAFLAMALAFAIKVPMFPFHTWLPAAHVEAPTAGSVLLASILLKMGTYGFLRFCMPITPAASDFFAPLMITLAIISVIYGSFVAIGQQDMKKLIAYSSVAHMGFVTLGIFVFAFRGVEGAIMHMVNHGIITGAMFMLVGLLYERSHSREIADNMGLSKHLPIYTGFLLLFSLAAFGFPGTNGFFSKLLVLIGVFEASYFLGVLFIIGLLLGLAYLMRLLLSVGWGSPSNASNWKDINTREWVYLLPLLLLVFYLGLAPGRALNIMGPSIENLLDNFERERHISEHANICNEIPSISSKLSYTETEILYSPELRTMEVANNTESNTKELN, via the coding sequence ATGCTTAACACAGACTTTCCAGTGCTCAGCGCCCTGATCTTCTTCCCACTAATCGCGGCGGTGGTGCTCTTTTTTATCCGCGGAGATAAAAACATCAGGGTCTTTACACTTGTTGTGGGCTTAATTGAATGTGTACTTATGCTGCCCTTGCTGGGCTTTAACCTTACCACTGCTGAATTTCAGTTTGTGGAAAAGCATGTCTGGATAGAGGCCTGGAACATAAATTATTACCTGGGCATTGATGGTATCAGTATTCTAATGATTCTGCTTACCGTTATACTCTTGCCTTTGTGCGTTTTATGTTCCTGGAGTTATATCGGTAAGAGGGTCAAGGAGTTTCATTTCTGCCTGTTGCTGATGACTACGGCCTGTGTTGGAATATTCAGTGCCCTGGATTTTGTATTATTTTACATATTCTGGGAAGCAATGCTTGTACCAATGTATCTGATGATAGCTGTCTGGGGCGGACCCAACAAACGCTATGCTTCACTAAAGTTTTTTATTTATACCTTAGCAGGCAGTACACTTTTCCTGGCTGCCATTGTAGCTTTTTTTATACATACAGGCACCTTTTCCATACCGGAACTTATGCAGCATGAGTATGGATTCAGGTTTCAGATGTGGGCATTTCTAGCCATGGCTCTCGCGTTCGCCATTAAGGTGCCCATGTTTCCATTTCATACGTGGCTTCCTGCTGCACACGTTGAGGCACCTACAGCAGGCAGTGTTCTTCTTGCGTCCATATTGCTAAAAATGGGCACTTATGGCTTCTTGCGCTTCTGCATGCCTATAACACCTGCTGCAAGCGATTTCTTTGCACCGCTGATGATTACACTGGCTATCATTTCAGTAATCTATGGATCCTTTGTAGCCATAGGACAACAGGATATGAAAAAGCTGATAGCATATTCTTCAGTAGCGCATATGGGATTCGTCACTCTCGGCATATTTGTATTTGCCTTTCGAGGAGTCGAAGGTGCCATCATGCACATGGTAAATCATGGCATAATAACTGGAGCCATGTTTATGCTTGTGGGGCTTCTTTATGAACGAAGTCACAGCAGAGAGATAGCTGATAATATGGGGTTGAGCAAACACTTGCCTATTTATACCGGATTTCTGCTCCTGTTTTCACTGGCAGCTTTTGGGTTCCCGGGAACCAATGGTTTTTTCAGCAAGCTATTAGTACTTATTGGAGTTTTCGAGGCCAGCTACTTTCTTGGTGTTCTATTTATTATCGGCCTGCTACTTGGCCTGGCATACCTGATGCGACTGCTTTTATCAGTCGGGTGGGGGTCACCCAGCAATGCTTCTAACTGGAAAGACATAAACACGCGTGAATGGGTTTATCTATTGCCCTTACTCTTGCTGGTATTTTATCTTGGTCTTGCTCCCGGAAGGGCATTAAATATTATGGGACCATCCATTGAAAATCTATTAGATAATTTTGAACGTGAACGTCACATTTCAGAACACGCCAATATCTGTAATGAAATTCCTTCAATATCATCTAAATTATCTTATACGGAAACGGAGATATTATACTCTCCAGAACTGCGTACAATGGAAGTTGCTAATAATACTGAGTCAAATACCAAGGAACTGAATTAA
- a CDS encoding response regulator — protein MANIAVLDDVYDAGILVKRILKRKDHVVYPFTEEEDYLSFIKDEQIDLAILDIKLKKLSGVEVLEESKKISPSTKVIMLTGFPTIETAQRCLQLGADEYLVKPIDKHELEEKVEKVLSTKASD, from the coding sequence ATGGCGAACATTGCCGTACTTGATGATGTTTATGATGCCGGGATACTGGTAAAGCGCATACTGAAAAGAAAGGATCATGTTGTATACCCGTTTACTGAGGAAGAAGACTATCTTTCCTTTATCAAGGATGAACAGATAGATCTGGCCATTCTTGATATTAAGCTCAAGAAACTCAGCGGCGTTGAAGTACTGGAAGAGTCCAAGAAGATATCTCCTTCAACCAAGGTCATCATGCTTACCGGATTTCCCACCATAGAAACCGCTCAGCGCTGCCTGCAGCTTGGTGCAGATGAGTACCTGGTCAAGCCTATAGACAAGCACGAACTTGAAGAAAAAGTTGAGAAAGTACTCAGCACAAAAGCATCGGACTGA
- a CDS encoding ATP-binding protein produces the protein MILISMPMFLHNLKFRTKITLGVAVMLVFCGLGIGLILSSMSSKALLEEGRKRGQALTSGLAFRMAEPILAMDFLQMKNLIDNVHNQYDDVIYVFLIDINDNVLSHTFSGGFPTDLLDIGREAAPTAPLLLSTEEGLIYDFSARVALGERELGTVRLGLSRHEMDMQIHRQRMTSFFSTLGVVGAGIMLALWFAHTVTYRLNRLRESAEEVVKGNLNVQAGFSLDKNCWEIMDCQRTECPAYGDKQRRCWYLAGTLCPNCHGQDYPHKMEACQHCQVYKRNFGDELQDLAEAFDVMAITVKTHIEELTEREKTIARQQGLLKTIMNVTPDFITLQDKALRYKFASRAFCDYFNVKEEEIIGKTDFEIVSEDQADLNYHEDMQIVITGQPLSKEITFNRPEGQKWLHVIKVPVYDQDDSIIGILLTARDISMLKKFQEQLIQSQKMEDLGRLAGGVAHEINTPLGIILGYTQLLLEDIEDEDLLDDLKIIEKQTKVCRKIVADLLGFSRYSQSASESVDVNESLQEVIKLVEHVFSLNHIKILNDMDDNIPAMTGDKERLKQVWLNMLNNAADAIGQDGVIYVQSKLCAHRQRVVVGIADTGKGIKEENLSKIFDPFFTTKQVGKGTGLGLSVSFGIVKDHGGKVSALSPPPREYLPDDFPRSEKFGPGTVFIIELPLDHQEEETEMEENNGEHCRT, from the coding sequence TTGATCTTGATTAGTATGCCCATGTTTTTGCATAACCTGAAATTCAGGACCAAAATCACTCTTGGTGTAGCAGTGATGCTGGTATTTTGCGGTCTTGGCATTGGTTTGATTTTATCATCCATGTCGTCCAAAGCTTTGCTGGAGGAAGGCCGAAAAAGAGGGCAGGCTCTGACCTCAGGGCTGGCTTTTCGCATGGCTGAGCCTATCCTGGCCATGGATTTTCTGCAGATGAAAAATCTCATTGATAATGTTCATAACCAGTATGATGATGTTATTTATGTATTTTTAATCGATATAAACGATAATGTATTGTCCCATACTTTTTCGGGGGGGTTTCCCACAGATCTTTTGGATATTGGACGAGAGGCAGCACCTACAGCACCACTTCTTTTGTCCACTGAAGAGGGTCTGATTTACGATTTTTCAGCAAGAGTTGCTCTGGGAGAAAGAGAGCTGGGAACTGTCAGACTGGGGTTGTCCCGGCATGAAATGGACATGCAGATTCACCGTCAGAGAATGACCAGCTTTTTCAGCACCCTGGGCGTAGTTGGGGCAGGCATCATGCTGGCTCTCTGGTTTGCCCACACAGTGACCTATCGTCTCAACAGGCTGAGAGAATCAGCTGAAGAGGTGGTCAAGGGCAATCTTAATGTGCAGGCTGGGTTTTCATTAGATAAAAACTGCTGGGAAATTATGGACTGTCAGCGAACTGAGTGTCCGGCTTATGGTGATAAACAGAGGCGCTGCTGGTACCTTGCAGGCACATTGTGTCCCAATTGCCATGGTCAGGACTATCCGCACAAGATGGAAGCATGCCAGCATTGTCAGGTTTACAAAAGAAATTTTGGTGACGAACTGCAGGATCTGGCTGAAGCCTTTGATGTTATGGCCATTACGGTCAAGACACATATTGAGGAGCTTACAGAACGGGAAAAAACCATTGCCCGTCAGCAGGGGCTGCTCAAGACCATAATGAATGTCACTCCTGACTTCATCACCCTGCAGGATAAGGCCCTGAGATATAAATTTGCCAGCAGAGCTTTCTGTGATTATTTCAATGTCAAGGAAGAAGAGATCATTGGCAAGACTGACTTTGAGATTGTTTCTGAAGACCAGGCAGATCTGAACTATCATGAAGATATGCAGATAGTTATAACCGGCCAGCCTCTGTCCAAAGAAATCACCTTCAATCGTCCTGAAGGCCAGAAGTGGCTGCATGTAATTAAAGTGCCAGTTTATGATCAGGATGATTCCATCATTGGTATTCTGCTCACAGCCCGCGATATATCCATGCTCAAGAAGTTCCAGGAGCAGCTGATTCAATCCCAGAAAATGGAGGATCTTGGGCGTCTTGCTGGTGGAGTGGCCCATGAAATTAATACTCCGCTGGGCATAATTCTTGGCTATACCCAGTTGCTGCTGGAGGACATTGAAGATGAGGATCTGCTTGATGACCTGAAAATTATTGAAAAGCAGACCAAGGTCTGTCGCAAGATTGTTGCTGACCTTCTCGGCTTTTCCAGGTATTCCCAGTCAGCCAGTGAAAGCGTGGATGTTAATGAATCTCTGCAGGAAGTGATAAAGCTCGTAGAGCATGTGTTTTCTCTTAATCACATTAAAATACTTAACGACATGGATGACAATATCCCAGCCATGACCGGGGATAAGGAGAGGCTCAAACAGGTCTGGCTGAACATGCTTAATAATGCAGCTGATGCCATAGGGCAGGACGGTGTCATATATGTGCAGTCCAAGCTCTGCGCTCACAGACAGCGAGTGGTGGTGGGCATTGCTGATACAGGCAAGGGTATAAAAGAGGAAAATCTGAGCAAGATATTTGATCCGTTTTTTACCACCAAGCAGGTGGGCAAAGGAACTGGACTGGGTCTGTCAGTATCATTTGGCATAGTCAAGGATCATGGAGGCAAGGTGTCAGCTCTGAGCCCACCTCCAAGAGAGTATCTGCCGGATGATTTTCCCAGATCAGAAAAATTCGGGCCAGGTACTGTTTTTATTATTGAACTGCCTTTGGACCATCAGGAAGAAGAAACCGAAATGGAGGAGAATAATGGCGAACATTGCCGTACTTGA
- a CDS encoding sulfite exporter TauE/SafE family protein: MPKKLLLISLTAFALLMVALAGPGWADRLAEGIQQGIAAGEINSADEPGYLGIPGGPQINLFIAFLWAIWVGWIFSTVGAFGGIMAGIGHITIYGLGNYAQGFRETAPTLNRSVTDSIRVSNQFMVGFSALVSTINYAKLGRLVWPVGLFLAGGSILGSWLIPTITAGRISFREYVGYFGIFVLCLGFYMLYETTPAGQKRKKKAKEAAQAFEATMKKKRAGEAVDTSELGVKVMQMNLKKVAFTFYGVEFSFNPIFPIVGGFIIAAIASFLGVGGGFMLVPFLTSVAGLPMYLAAGTSAMAVLIGMITSILSYLGAGVLVHWPLIGTQLVGVFVGSMIGPRTSQYIPDKVLTRIFIVLAFYVGFNFMARGFLGKDLVQLITGG, encoded by the coding sequence ATGCCGAAAAAACTTTTACTGATTTCTTTAACCGCGTTTGCATTGCTGATGGTTGCGCTTGCTGGTCCGGGCTGGGCTGACAGACTTGCCGAAGGTATTCAACAGGGAATTGCAGCAGGAGAGATTAATTCTGCTGATGAACCCGGATATCTTGGCATACCAGGAGGTCCTCAGATTAATCTATTCATAGCCTTTCTCTGGGCTATCTGGGTAGGCTGGATTTTTTCCACTGTAGGTGCCTTTGGTGGAATCATGGCCGGTATCGGTCATATTACCATTTACGGTCTTGGAAACTATGCACAAGGCTTTCGTGAGACAGCTCCAACCCTGAACAGGTCTGTGACTGATTCAATACGCGTATCCAACCAGTTCATGGTCGGGTTCAGTGCTCTGGTTTCAACTATAAATTATGCCAAGCTTGGCCGTCTCGTATGGCCGGTTGGTTTGTTTCTGGCTGGTGGCTCCATCCTCGGCAGCTGGCTGATACCAACTATCACTGCAGGTAGAATTTCATTCAGAGAGTATGTTGGCTACTTCGGCATATTTGTTCTCTGCCTTGGTTTCTACATGCTTTATGAAACCACTCCTGCCGGACAGAAAAGAAAGAAAAAAGCCAAGGAAGCAGCACAGGCCTTTGAAGCAACCATGAAGAAAAAACGTGCAGGCGAAGCTGTTGATACATCAGAACTCGGCGTAAAAGTAATGCAGATGAATCTTAAAAAAGTTGCATTTACGTTTTACGGAGTTGAATTCTCCTTTAACCCGATATTCCCAATAGTAGGTGGGTTTATAATCGCAGCTATAGCTTCATTTCTCGGTGTTGGCGGCGGATTCATGCTTGTTCCATTTCTGACCAGTGTTGCAGGACTGCCCATGTACCTCGCAGCTGGAACTTCTGCCATGGCAGTGTTAATTGGTATGATTACCAGTATTCTCAGCTATCTCGGTGCTGGAGTATTGGTTCACTGGCCTTTGATCGGAACTCAGCTTGTAGGTGTTTTTGTTGGATCCATGATTGGTCCCAGAACTTCACAGTACATTCCAGACAAGGTCCTGACCAGAATCTTCATAGTTCTTGCCTTCTATGTTGGTTTCAATTTCATGGCCAGAGGCTTTCTGGGTAAAGACCTTGTACAGCTTATCACCGGAGGCTAA
- a CDS encoding 4Fe-4S dicluster domain-containing protein: protein MSNYFIKIDQKRCISCKACEVHCKAKNKVPAGAKFGQLVSVGPVAKKDQPRYLTLFMPCFHCESPWCVSACPTGAMTKRENDGIVFVNQELCVGCKACIMACPWKIPQWDEVNGRAIKCDYCRDRVDEGLKPACVTGCTTHALSFIKPNEASSQTRLDYATQILLSEQERN from the coding sequence ATGAGTAACTATTTCATTAAAATTGATCAAAAAAGATGCATTAGCTGTAAAGCCTGTGAAGTGCATTGCAAGGCAAAAAATAAGGTCCCGGCTGGTGCAAAGTTTGGCCAACTTGTATCTGTAGGCCCGGTAGCCAAAAAAGACCAGCCCAGATATTTGACCCTGTTTATGCCCTGTTTTCACTGTGAAAGCCCATGGTGCGTATCAGCCTGCCCTACAGGTGCCATGACCAAGCGCGAGAACGATGGTATAGTATTTGTCAATCAGGAGCTTTGCGTAGGCTGTAAGGCCTGTATCATGGCCTGCCCATGGAAAATTCCCCAGTGGGATGAAGTCAATGGCAGGGCAATCAAGTGTGACTATTGCAGAGACAGAGTCGATGAAGGCCTAAAGCCTGCCTGTGTAACCGGTTGCACTACTCATGCATTATCTTTTATCAAGCCAAATGAAGCGTCATCACAGACAAGACTCGATTACGCCACTCAAATTCTTTTGTCCGAACAGGAAAGGAATTAA
- a CDS encoding sulfite exporter TauE/SafE family protein, with translation MRFSSILILIFFLAITVGGVFITQASADSLQQAIYEAPKGTGMGEINPDAEPGYLGIPGGPQINLIIAFLWAIWVGWIFSTVGAFGGIMAGIGHITIYGLGNYADSFRNTSPTLNRTITDSIRVSNQFMGGLSALVSTLNYWKMGRLVWPVGLALAVGSILGSYLIPTLTAGRVSFSAYIGYFGMFVLLLGCWMLYETTPAGQKRKKKAKEAAQAFEATMKKKRSGESVDTSDLGVKVISYSARQVSFTFYGVEFSFNPLLPIIGGFIIASIAAFLGVGGGFILVPFLTSVAGLPMYLAAGTSAMAVLIGMITSIGSYMLQGVIVHWPLIGTQLIGIFIGSMIGPRTSQYIPDKVLTRIFIVLAFYVGLNYMARGFIGKDIIGLIFG, from the coding sequence ATGCGTTTTTCTTCTATTCTAATTCTCATCTTTTTTCTTGCTATCACCGTAGGCGGGGTTTTTATAACACAAGCTTCAGCTGATTCTCTGCAGCAGGCGATTTATGAAGCACCCAAGGGTACAGGAATGGGTGAAATCAATCCTGATGCTGAACCTGGATATCTTGGCATTCCTGGTGGTCCGCAGATAAACTTGATCATTGCTTTTTTGTGGGCCATCTGGGTTGGCTGGATCTTCTCCACAGTTGGCGCATTTGGCGGCATAATGGCGGGAATAGGTCATATTACAATATATGGCCTTGGAAACTATGCTGACAGTTTTAGAAATACTTCGCCAACCTTGAACAGAACTATTACAGATTCCATAAGAGTATCAAATCAGTTTATGGGCGGCCTTTCTGCACTGGTCTCTACTCTCAACTATTGGAAGATGGGCCGACTGGTATGGCCAGTTGGTCTGGCTCTTGCCGTTGGATCTATACTTGGAAGTTATCTTATACCGACATTAACTGCAGGAAGAGTCTCATTCAGTGCTTATATTGGTTATTTTGGCATGTTTGTTCTTCTTCTTGGCTGCTGGATGCTGTATGAGACAACTCCGGCAGGCCAGAAAAGAAAAAAGAAGGCCAAAGAAGCAGCACAGGCTTTTGAGGCCACCATGAAAAAGAAAAGATCTGGAGAGTCAGTAGATACCTCAGATCTCGGTGTTAAGGTAATCAGCTATAGCGCCAGGCAGGTAAGCTTTACTTTTTACGGTGTGGAGTTTTCATTTAACCCCTTACTGCCAATCATCGGTGGTTTTATTATTGCTTCTATTGCAGCATTTCTCGGTGTTGGCGGCGGCTTTATTCTGGTGCCATTCTTAACCAGTGTAGCCGGCCTTCCCATGTATCTCGCAGCAGGGACATCAGCCATGGCAGTTCTTATTGGTATGATCACCAGCATTGGCAGTTATATGCTTCAGGGAGTGATTGTTCACTGGCCACTGATAGGAACCCAGCTCATAGGTATATTTATTGGCTCAATGATCGGCCCCAGGACTTCTCAGTACATTCCTGACAAGGTGTTGACCAGGATATTTATTGTATTGGCCTTTTATGTTGGACTGAACTATATGGCGAGGGGCTTCATCGGTAAAGATATCATCGGACTTATTTTTGGTTAG
- a CDS encoding phosphate/phosphite/phosphonate ABC transporter substrate-binding protein: protein MLKSIRLITIFLTWLLLAFLLSACGESEEAIKVSLDKREEITFRHQMPALTYAYLPQYSHTESFQRHHRLVEYLSEKTGLPIRQVFPDTFDDHINMFGQGKIDISFSNPFIYVKLANRFGAKAMTRIIEEDGRAEFRGQIIARADNHEIKTIEDCRDKSWVAVDPSSAGGYLFPLGHFVDHGLNLDDFREVVFAGGRQENVILGVYAGLHEVGSIREGSLGVVEDKIDIDQIQIIDNTRWYPGWVYSYSPRLPEEVVEQIRGAMLALDYEHEPEHRAILDAARFIGFVPSDDSDFDPVRELSTKVGLDLD, encoded by the coding sequence ATGCTAAAATCAATAAGGCTAATCACTATATTCCTGACATGGCTGCTGCTTGCCTTCCTCCTTTCTGCCTGCGGTGAAAGTGAAGAGGCCATTAAGGTTTCCTTAGACAAGCGAGAGGAAATAACCTTCAGGCACCAGATGCCTGCACTTACCTATGCTTATCTGCCCCAGTATTCTCATACAGAATCATTTCAGCGCCATCACAGGCTTGTGGAATATCTTTCTGAAAAGACAGGTCTGCCCATTAGGCAGGTTTTTCCAGATACTTTTGATGATCATATTAATATGTTTGGACAGGGAAAGATTGATATTTCCTTCTCCAATCCGTTTATCTATGTCAAGCTGGCCAATCGTTTCGGTGCCAAGGCCATGACCAGGATCATTGAAGAAGACGGGCGCGCTGAGTTTCGGGGGCAGATTATCGCTAGAGCTGATAATCATGAAATTAAAACAATAGAAGATTGTCGGGACAAAAGCTGGGTGGCAGTGGATCCATCATCCGCAGGGGGCTATCTCTTTCCATTGGGACATTTTGTTGACCATGGCCTGAACCTGGATGATTTTAGAGAGGTGGTTTTTGCAGGAGGCAGGCAGGAAAACGTCATCCTCGGGGTGTACGCCGGTCTTCATGAAGTTGGGTCAATTCGGGAAGGTTCCCTTGGTGTTGTAGAAGACAAGATTGACATTGATCAGATTCAAATCATTGATAATACCAGGTGGTACCCGGGCTGGGTTTACTCCTATAGCCCCAGGCTGCCCGAAGAAGTGGTTGAACAGATCAGAGGTGCCATGCTGGCCTTGGACTATGAGCATGAACCAGAGCACAGAGCTATTCTGGATGCAGCAAGATTCATAGGATTTGTTCCTTCAGATGACTCCGATTTTGATCCTGTGCGTGAACTCAGCACAAAGGTAGGCCTTGATCTTGATTAG
- a CDS encoding NADH-quinone oxidoreductase subunit N yields the protein MVALLAVLFVQSISEKLKNITHWVPFGALLGAILAAFSPTAPELMFYESYQIDNLSQFFKALVFLGLAICSANAIRNQSLGKANRADYFFFMFMSSFGLLLLSSTIELFTIYISLELASYSLYILLPLRNNDPRAVEGTIKYALFGAVATAIGLFGISYIIAGQHTTYIHELATMSWSFADNPMALIGLGMFFMAFIYKLALFPFHFWAPDVYQGASNETAAFAATLPKIGAIVILVRLMALAPGVEVKTILAIFAALSMTIGNLFALVQRDVKRLLAYSSVAHAGFIVMGLVAGGSYGLAAASYYALVYVVMNLTIFWVITRLSDNGRNIYINDLRGLYSTAPVLAFVLAVAAFALVGLPPTAGFTGKLFLLNSAWGEGYHWLVIVAVINTALAIFYYLNLVRHAYTLDQVVPTKINVSLTGTSVAVVLAAGVIYLGVLPQSIFDMLMRASNVLFF from the coding sequence ATGGTTGCACTGCTTGCTGTTCTTTTTGTGCAAAGCATCAGTGAAAAGTTAAAGAACATAACCCATTGGGTGCCTTTTGGTGCCCTGCTTGGAGCAATACTGGCAGCTTTTTCTCCCACTGCCCCAGAGCTGATGTTCTATGAATCCTATCAAATTGATAATTTATCACAGTTTTTCAAAGCACTTGTATTTCTGGGCTTAGCTATCTGCAGTGCTAATGCCATTCGAAATCAGTCTCTCGGCAAAGCAAACAGAGCTGATTATTTTTTCTTTATGTTCATGAGCAGTTTCGGGTTGCTGCTTTTATCAAGCACTATCGAGCTCTTTACCATCTACATCTCGCTTGAGCTTGCCTCTTACAGTCTGTACATACTTCTTCCGCTCAGGAACAATGATCCTCGTGCTGTTGAAGGAACAATCAAATATGCTCTCTTTGGTGCTGTGGCAACTGCCATTGGTCTTTTTGGAATTTCATACATAATAGCAGGGCAGCACACTACATACATCCACGAACTTGCCACCATGAGCTGGTCTTTTGCTGATAATCCCATGGCTCTTATTGGTCTGGGCATGTTTTTCATGGCTTTCATCTATAAGCTTGCACTGTTTCCATTCCATTTCTGGGCACCGGATGTATATCAAGGCGCAAGCAATGAGACAGCTGCATTTGCAGCTACATTACCCAAAATCGGGGCAATTGTTATACTTGTAAGATTGATGGCACTGGCACCAGGAGTAGAGGTAAAGACTATACTCGCTATTTTTGCAGCATTATCCATGACCATTGGTAATCTCTTTGCTCTGGTACAGCGCGATGTCAAAAGGCTGCTTGCCTACTCAAGTGTTGCTCATGCAGGATTTATTGTAATGGGTTTGGTAGCAGGCGGCAGTTATGGCCTTGCAGCTGCTTCATACTACGCACTGGTGTACGTTGTAATGAATCTTACGATTTTCTGGGTAATAACCAGGCTGTCAGATAATGGTAGAAATATATATATTAATGATCTCCGTGGTCTTTACAGCACAGCTCCGGTCCTGGCCTTTGTGCTTGCTGTAGCTGCTTTTGCATTAGTGGGCCTGCCGCCTACAGCCGGATTTACTGGAAAGCTCTTTCTGCTTAACTCAGCCTGGGGGGAAGGTTATCACTGGCTTGTAATTGTAGCCGTAATTAATACTGCTCTGGCAATCTTTTACTACCTTAACCTTGTCAGACATGCATATACTCTTGACCAGGTAGTTCCAACAAAGATCAATGTATCCCTTACCGGAACATCAGTGGCAGTTGTTCTGGCAGCAGGGGTGATCTATCTTGGTGTGTTACCACAAAGCATATTTGATATGCTCATGCGCGCCAGTAATGTGTTGTTTTTTTAA